The Haemorhous mexicanus isolate bHaeMex1 chromosome 5, bHaeMex1.pri, whole genome shotgun sequence genome contains a region encoding:
- the MCAT gene encoding malonyl-CoA-acyl carrier protein transacylase, mitochondrial, whose protein sequence is MGGWAAAPWRLGGCSGRGGLRGAARRWGSSRPGAGDQAATLSDLLQSSVEAEEPGAAAARRERRCPREGTVLLFPGQGSQFVGMCRGLQQYPGVRDMYRLAEKVLGYDLLSLCLEGPRDALDRTQHCQPAVFVASLAAVEKLNHLQPEVVERCVAAAGYSVGEFAALVFAGALGFAEALYAVKVRAEAMQRASEAVPSGMLSVVGRREANYKFACLEARKHCESLGIENPVCTVSNYLFPDSRVIAGHLQALEFLQENARKYYFKRTKMLPVSGAFHTSLMEPAVEPLAEVLKSIEIQKPLLCVYSNVDGKKYMHSKHIQKLLVKQVVSPVLWEQTMHSVYERRQGTEFPYTYEVGPGNQLGAILKQCNLKAWKQYKHVDALEDEEAAET, encoded by the exons ATGGGCGGCTGGGCCGCGGCGCCATGGCGGCTTGGTGGCTGCAGCGGGCGCGGCGGCCTCCGCGGCGCTGCGCGGCGGTGGGGCAGCTCCCGCCCCGGCGCTGGGGACCAGGCGGCGACCCTGAGCGACCTCCTCCAGAGCTCGGTGGAGGCCGAGGAAccgggcgcggcggcggcgaggCGGGAGCGGCGGTGCCCCCGGGAGGGCACGGTGCTGCTCTTCCCGGGGCAGGGCAGCCAGTTCGTGGGCATGTGCCGCGGGCTGCAGCAGTACCCCGGCGTGCGGGACATGTACCGCCTGGCCGAGAAGGTGCTGGGCTACGacctgctctccctctgcctggAGGGGCCGCGGGACGCGCTGGACcgcacccagcactgccagcccgcCGTGTTCGTCGCCTCCCTGGCCGCCGTGGAGAAGCTCAACCACCTGCAGCCTGAA GTCGTGGAGCGCTGCGTGGCGGCCGCCGGCTACAGCGTGGGGGAGTTCGCGGCGCTGGTCTTCGCTGGAGCCCTGGGCTTTGCCGAAG CGCTGTACGCGGTGAAAGTGCGCGCCGAAGCCATGCAAAGGGCGTCGGAAGCTGTCCCCAGTGGAATGCTCTCGGTTGTCGGCCGGCGAGAGGCAAATTACAAATTTGCCTGTCTGGAAGCCCGTAAACACTGTGAATCGCTGGGTATAGAGAACCCCGTGTGCACAGTTTCAAACTATTTGTTTCCAGACAGCAGAGTCATTGCAGGACACTTACAG GCTTTGGAGTTTTTGCAGGAGAATGCCcgaaaatattattttaaacgTACAAAAATGCTTCCAGTCAGTGGGGCTTTTCATACCAGTCTTATGGAACCAGCAGTAGAGCCACTGGCTGAAGTTCTAAAATCGATTGAAATCCAGAAACCACTGCTCTGTGTGTATTCCAATGTCGATGGCAAAAAGTACATGCACTCAAAGCACATTCAGAAGCTGTTAGTGAAGCAGGTGGTGTCACCTGTTCTGTGGGAGCAGACCATGCACTCAGTGTATGAAAGAAGGCAAGGAACAGAATTTCCTTACACGTATGAAGTGGGGCCCGGGAATCAACTAGGAGCCATTCTCAAACAATGTAATTTAAAGGCCTGGAAACAATATAAACACGTAGATGCTCTGGAAGATGAGGAAGCAGCGGAGACCTAA
- the TSPO gene encoding translocator protein: MEVVPAWAPAVGFTLLPHAGGFLGSNITKREIPTWYQTLQKPSWCPPNWMFAPVWGTLYTSMGFGSYLVWKELGGFNEKSVVPLGLYAGNLALNWAWTPIFFGAHKMGWGLVTLLLTTGTATATTASWYNINKAAAYLMIPYLAWLTLASALNYRIWKDNRNKKISE; the protein is encoded by the exons ATGGAAGTGGTACCAGCCTGGGCCCCAGCAGTAGGTTTCACACTCCTGCCACATGCAGGAGGATTTTTAGGAAGCAATATAACCAAAAGGGAAATCCCAACATGGTATCAAACTCTACAGAAACCATCCTGGTGTCCACCTAACTGGATGTTTGCTCCTGTTTGGGGAACTCTCTATACATCTATGGG ATTCGGCTCCTACCTTGTGTGGAAGGAACTGGGGGGCTTCAATGAAAAGTCAGTGGTTCCTCTGGGTCTGTATGCAGGGAACCTGGCATTAAACTGGGCATGGACTCCAATATTTTTTGGAGCTCACAAAATGGGATGG GGGTTGGTGACTCTCCTGCTTACAACTGGTACAGCAACAGCTACCACTGCTTCCTGGTACAACATCAACAAAGCAGCAGCCTATTTGATGATTCCTTATTTAGCATGGCTAACCTTGGCTTCTGCACTCAATTATCGGATCTGGAAGGACAATCGCAACAAGAAAATATCTGAATAA